In Rhodoferax koreense, a genomic segment contains:
- a CDS encoding dienelactone hydrolase family protein, with the protein MASSTIQLTAADGFNFPAYVAQPAGKAKGAIVVLQEIFGVNSHIRSVADGYAAQGYLAVAPATFHRVQPGVELGYTGPDMQAGMALKSAVEALPAPGVLQDIQAAVDHAAQAGGGKVGVVGYCWGGLLTWRAACTLQGIAAAVPYYGGGMTVGAEVDRKPLVPVLAHFGEKDAHILVDSVHAFAKAHPEVEVHVYAADHGFNCDQRGSYDAPAAQLALQRTLAFFGKHVG; encoded by the coding sequence ATGGCATCCAGCACCATCCAACTCACCGCCGCCGACGGCTTCAACTTCCCTGCCTATGTGGCGCAGCCTGCCGGGAAGGCCAAAGGCGCCATCGTGGTGCTGCAAGAGATCTTCGGCGTGAATTCGCACATCCGTTCGGTGGCCGACGGCTACGCCGCCCAGGGTTACCTGGCCGTGGCACCGGCCACCTTCCACCGCGTGCAGCCCGGTGTGGAACTCGGCTATACCGGGCCCGACATGCAGGCCGGCATGGCGCTGAAGTCCGCGGTCGAGGCGCTGCCCGCGCCCGGCGTGCTGCAGGACATCCAGGCAGCCGTCGACCATGCGGCCCAGGCTGGCGGCGGCAAGGTCGGTGTGGTGGGTTACTGCTGGGGTGGCCTTTTGACCTGGCGCGCGGCCTGTACGCTCCAGGGCATTGCAGCGGCCGTGCCGTATTACGGCGGCGGCATGACGGTCGGCGCCGAGGTGGACCGCAAGCCGCTGGTGCCGGTGCTGGCGCACTTCGGCGAGAAGGACGCCCACATCCTCGTCGACTCGGTGCATGCCTTCGCCAAGGCCCACCCGGAGGTGGAAGTGCACGTCTACGCGGCCGACCATGGCTTCAACTGCGACCAGCGCGGTTCGTACGACGCCCCCGCGGCCCAGCTCGCGCTGCAGCGCACGCTGGCATTTTTCGGCAAGCATGTAGGCTGA
- a CDS encoding MarC family protein yields the protein MDYKPLLTLLAIVNPLAIVPFFIHYTAGFSHQERRRTIMVSAFSAFVVIATSALLGLQILDFFNISLASFQVGGGMLLLTSALSMLNAQPAEAKSTPEEMRHAADRASVGDSIAVVPLTIPLLTGPATMSTVVIYADKAKSFFQLVTLVGYGVVIGLATALCFLLAEPIARFLGKTGINVMTRLMGLILAALSVEVMADGLHKLFPVLGRGL from the coding sequence ATGGACTACAAGCCGCTGCTCACTTTGCTGGCCATCGTCAACCCCCTGGCCATCGTGCCCTTCTTCATCCACTACACGGCGGGTTTCTCGCACCAGGAGCGGCGGCGCACGATCATGGTGTCCGCGTTCAGCGCCTTCGTGGTGATCGCCACCAGCGCGTTGCTCGGCCTGCAGATCCTCGACTTCTTCAACATCTCCCTGGCGAGTTTCCAGGTCGGCGGCGGCATGCTGCTGCTCACCAGCGCGCTGAGCATGCTGAACGCGCAGCCAGCCGAAGCCAAATCCACGCCCGAGGAAATGCGCCACGCGGCCGACCGCGCATCCGTCGGCGACTCGATCGCCGTGGTGCCGCTGACCATCCCGCTGCTCACCGGGCCGGCCACCATGTCGACCGTGGTGATCTATGCCGACAAGGCCAAGAGCTTTTTTCAACTTGTCACATTGGTCGGCTACGGCGTCGTCATCGGCCTGGCCACGGCGCTGTGCTTCCTGCTCGCCGAGCCGATCGCGCGCTTCCTGGGCAAGACCGGCATCAATGTCATGACGCGGCTGATGGGCCTGATCCTTGCCGCGCTCTCCGTGGAAGTCATGGCCGACGGCCTGCACAAGCTGTTCCCGGTGCTCGGTCGCGGCCTCTAG
- a CDS encoding c-type cytochrome — MAQRSRHTASPTSARPLRALRWLLLLAGLLIAACSKAPPTGDVLDEAKLAGRTAASFPHATEDYFHDMDGGLALSPQEIAGRNMWIVWSGGNDRLWDHMTSATFGAMDLLKSISSHPSQGYDRARRWAYLGLVNEPCFEAASGPDPKHRGLWLDRRAAGCAPDPFENEAKYPGVAVGARGKPLGDGTTQPVGSFYGEATGIIGLRLFPNPDFDEKAAKAWDAEKYYTDPAYYNRQDLVRPYRVGMSCGFCHVGPSPVNPPDDPAKPKFANLSSSVGAQYMWVDRLFIHNANKPEGQKNYMFQLAHSFRPGAMDTSLISTDNINNPRTMNAVYDFNARMGLANKLWHEKLEGGEVDNRQFNDFTGESFAGLAGFYDKANTTVRTPHVLKDGADSVGLLGALNRVHLNIGLYSEEWLRHFNPIVGGKTITPIRIATAQKNSVYWQATEAGTPNTALFFLKAAQPDRLKDAPGGEAYLNADTATVERGKAVFADTCARCHSSKAPTPPADLGLDPQKCAGAGYLACFKRYWTWTQTDGYKAQMREIVQAADFLQGNYLSTEARIPSTLLRTNLCSPLATNALAGNIWNDFSSTSYKQLPSVGTVTISDPFTGAPMPYPMPAGGRGYTRVPSLISVWSTAPLLLNNTLGPFDPSPSVAARMKAFDASIEQLLWPEKRERDAVLGDKLPGTIDRTTERSTVTIPTGFVPEAVQPLQGKLHRWLPWLVDEGGDVVLGPIPKGVPVNLIANLRLRAESSDPAAIATHVRDVGELLIKLKTNLANVPKDADDAALREQFAGLKEPMMRLSKCPDFVVNRGHYFGTAEFNRQDGLSTDEKAFGTEPVLSDDDKRALIAFIKTF; from the coding sequence ATGGCACAGCGCAGTCGGCATACCGCGAGCCCCACGTCGGCACGGCCTCTCAGGGCCCTGCGCTGGCTCCTGTTGCTCGCCGGCCTGTTGATCGCGGCCTGCTCCAAGGCGCCACCGACCGGCGACGTGCTCGACGAGGCCAAGCTCGCCGGCCGCACGGCCGCATCGTTTCCCCACGCCACCGAAGACTATTTCCACGACATGGACGGCGGGCTCGCACTCTCCCCGCAGGAGATCGCCGGGCGCAACATGTGGATCGTCTGGTCGGGCGGCAACGACCGCCTCTGGGACCACATGACCAGCGCCACTTTCGGCGCCATGGACCTGCTCAAATCCATCAGTTCCCACCCGAGCCAGGGCTACGACCGCGCCAGGCGCTGGGCCTACCTGGGCCTGGTCAACGAGCCGTGCTTCGAAGCCGCCAGCGGCCCCGACCCGAAACACCGCGGGCTGTGGCTCGACCGGCGCGCCGCGGGCTGCGCCCCCGACCCCTTCGAGAACGAGGCCAAATATCCCGGCGTGGCCGTCGGCGCGCGCGGCAAGCCGCTGGGCGACGGCACCACGCAACCCGTGGGCTCGTTCTACGGGGAAGCCACCGGCATCATCGGCCTGAGGCTGTTCCCCAACCCCGATTTCGATGAAAAGGCCGCCAAGGCCTGGGACGCCGAGAAGTACTACACCGACCCGGCCTACTACAACCGCCAGGACCTGGTGCGGCCGTACCGGGTGGGCATGAGCTGCGGCTTCTGCCACGTCGGCCCGAGCCCGGTGAACCCGCCCGACGATCCAGCCAAGCCCAAGTTCGCCAACCTGAGCTCATCGGTGGGCGCGCAGTACATGTGGGTGGACCGCTTGTTCATCCACAACGCGAACAAGCCCGAGGGCCAGAAGAACTACATGTTCCAGCTGGCACACAGCTTCCGGCCCGGCGCGATGGACACCTCGCTCATCTCCACCGACAACATCAACAACCCGCGCACCATGAACGCGGTCTACGACTTCAACGCACGCATGGGCCTGGCCAACAAGCTCTGGCACGAGAAGCTCGAAGGGGGCGAGGTCGACAACAGGCAGTTCAACGACTTCACCGGCGAGTCTTTCGCCGGGCTGGCCGGCTTCTACGACAAGGCCAACACCACCGTGCGCACGCCACACGTGCTCAAGGACGGTGCCGACTCCGTGGGCCTGCTCGGCGCGCTCAACCGCGTGCACCTCAACATCGGCCTGTACAGCGAGGAATGGCTGCGCCACTTCAATCCCATCGTCGGCGGCAAGACCATCACGCCGATCCGCATCGCCACCGCGCAGAAGAATTCGGTCTACTGGCAGGCCACCGAGGCCGGCACGCCGAACACCGCGCTGTTCTTCCTCAAGGCCGCTCAGCCGGATCGTCTGAAGGACGCACCCGGCGGCGAAGCGTATTTGAACGCCGACACCGCCACGGTGGAACGCGGCAAGGCCGTGTTCGCCGACACCTGCGCGCGCTGCCATTCGAGCAAGGCGCCCACGCCACCGGCCGACCTCGGCCTCGATCCGCAGAAGTGCGCCGGCGCCGGTTACCTCGCTTGCTTCAAGCGCTACTGGACCTGGACGCAGACCGACGGCTACAAGGCGCAGATGCGCGAGATCGTTCAGGCGGCCGACTTCCTGCAGGGCAACTACCTGTCCACCGAAGCGCGCATCCCCTCGACGCTCCTGCGCACCAACCTGTGCAGCCCGCTGGCCACCAATGCGCTGGCCGGCAACATCTGGAACGACTTTTCCTCGACCTCGTACAAGCAGTTGCCCTCGGTCGGTACGGTCACCATCAGCGACCCCTTCACCGGCGCGCCCATGCCCTACCCGATGCCGGCCGGCGGGCGCGGCTATACCCGGGTGCCCTCGCTCATCAGCGTCTGGTCCACGGCGCCGCTGCTGCTCAACAACACCCTCGGCCCATTCGACCCGAGCCCCTCGGTGGCCGCACGCATGAAGGCCTTCGACGCCTCGATCGAGCAACTGCTGTGGCCCGAGAAACGCGAACGCGACGCGGTGCTCGGCGACAAGCTGCCGGGCACCATCGACCGCACCACCGAACGCAGCACCGTCACGATCCCGACCGGTTTCGTACCCGAAGCCGTGCAGCCGCTGCAGGGCAAGCTGCACCGGTGGCTGCCGTGGCTGGTGGACGAAGGCGGCGACGTGGTGCTCGGCCCGATTCCCAAGGGCGTGCCGGTGAACCTGATCGCCAACCTTCGCTTGCGCGCCGAGTCCAGCGACCCAGCCGCCATCGCCACCCATGTGCGCGACGTGGGCGAACTGCTGATCAAGCTCAAGACCAACCTCGCCAACGTCCCGAAGGACGCCGACGACGCCGCGCTGCGCGAGCAGTTCGCCGGACTCAAGGAACCGATGATGCGGCTGAGCAAATGCCCCGACTTCGTGGTCAACCGGGGTCACTACTTCGGCACCGCCGAATTCAACCGGCAGGACGGCCTGTCCACCGACGAGAAGGCTTTCGGCACGGAGCCCGTGCTGAGCGACGACGACAAGCGCGCGCTGATCGCCTTCATCAAGACGTTCTGA
- a CDS encoding GMC family oxidoreductase, with protein MAHADGNPWDYVIVGSGAGGGTLAARLAEAGMHVFLLEAGGDACADGGPRLPDDYDVPGFHAFACENEAMRWDFQVRHYANETRQARDPKYDAGRHGVLYPRAATLGGCTAHNAMIFMRPHDSDWNHIAELTGDDSWRAPKMQRYFERVEACHHRPLWRALRRLGIDTTGHGWDGWLRSERALQRDGLGDEQMVGVVAETARAFTRSLANPLASALRWLRGGAGDPNARRWAWRSFARGSFEGLCYLPLSTAHGRRSGARERLLAAAARHPERLHIETDALATQVLFDAQGAACGVEYLKGPRLYKAHANVNPGPGERREVLARREVILCGGAFNTPQLLMLSGIGPAADLRRHAIALRAELPGVGHNLQDRYEVAVAHVMRRPWQLLEGATFSRGDAPWQRWNATHAGLYATSGAAIGLVRRSGTGSDAAEPDIFCMALPARFEGYRPGFSSVIRDHDDRLTWAVLKAHTVNRAGTVRLRSADPRDMPLVNFRYFEEGDDQAGHDLRAVVEAIRFVRRLTAPLLAAGVIAEECAPGPGVTSDEDLADYVRDTAWGHHASCSCPIGPVALGGVLGSDFTVHGVRGLRVVDASVFPRIPGFFIASAVYMAGEKAADAILQTAAQSGPPAHADVPRR; from the coding sequence ATGGCACATGCCGATGGAAACCCCTGGGACTACGTCATCGTCGGCTCCGGTGCGGGCGGCGGCACGCTGGCCGCGCGGCTGGCCGAAGCCGGCATGCACGTCTTCCTGCTCGAGGCCGGCGGCGACGCGTGTGCCGACGGCGGGCCGCGCCTGCCCGACGACTACGACGTGCCCGGCTTCCATGCCTTCGCCTGCGAGAACGAGGCCATGCGCTGGGACTTCCAGGTGCGCCACTATGCCAACGAAACGCGCCAGGCCCGCGACCCGAAGTACGACGCCGGACGCCACGGCGTGCTGTACCCGCGAGCCGCCACGCTGGGTGGTTGCACCGCCCACAACGCCATGATCTTCATGCGCCCGCACGACAGCGACTGGAACCACATCGCCGAGCTCACCGGCGACGACAGCTGGCGCGCGCCGAAGATGCAGCGCTACTTCGAACGCGTGGAAGCCTGCCACCACCGGCCGCTGTGGCGCGCGCTGCGCCGGCTGGGCATCGACACGACCGGCCACGGCTGGGATGGCTGGCTGCGCAGCGAACGTGCGCTGCAGCGCGATGGACTCGGCGACGAGCAGATGGTCGGCGTCGTCGCCGAAACGGCCCGGGCCTTCACCCGCAGCCTGGCCAACCCGTTGGCCAGCGCGCTGCGTTGGCTGCGCGGCGGTGCCGGCGACCCGAATGCCCGGCGCTGGGCATGGCGAAGCTTCGCGCGTGGCAGCTTCGAGGGGCTCTGTTATCTGCCGCTGTCCACCGCGCACGGCCGGCGCAGCGGCGCCCGCGAAAGGCTGCTGGCCGCGGCGGCCCGCCATCCCGAGCGGCTGCACATCGAGACCGATGCCCTGGCCACGCAGGTGCTGTTCGACGCCCAGGGCGCGGCCTGCGGCGTCGAATACCTCAAGGGGCCCCGCCTGTACAAGGCGCACGCCAACGTGAACCCCGGCCCGGGCGAGCGCCGCGAGGTGCTCGCCCGGCGCGAAGTGATTCTTTGCGGCGGCGCGTTCAACACGCCGCAGTTGCTGATGCTCTCGGGCATCGGCCCGGCCGCCGATCTGCGCCGCCACGCCATCGCACTGCGTGCCGAACTGCCCGGTGTGGGCCACAACCTGCAGGACCGGTACGAAGTGGCCGTGGCCCATGTCATGCGGCGACCCTGGCAACTGCTGGAAGGCGCCACCTTCAGCCGCGGCGACGCCCCGTGGCAACGGTGGAACGCGACCCACGCGGGCCTGTACGCCACCAGCGGCGCCGCCATCGGCCTGGTACGGCGCTCCGGCACCGGCTCCGACGCCGCCGAGCCCGACATCTTCTGCATGGCCTTGCCGGCCCGGTTCGAGGGCTACCGCCCCGGCTTTTCCAGCGTCATCCGCGACCACGACGACCGCCTGACCTGGGCGGTGCTCAAGGCCCACACGGTGAACCGGGCCGGCACGGTGAGGCTGCGTTCCGCCGATCCGCGTGACATGCCCCTGGTGAACTTCCGCTATTTCGAGGAAGGCGACGACCAGGCCGGGCACGACCTGCGCGCCGTGGTCGAGGCCATCCGTTTCGTGCGCCGCCTGACCGCGCCGCTGTTGGCCGCCGGCGTGATCGCCGAGGAATGTGCGCCCGGACCCGGCGTCACCTCCGACGAAGACCTGGCCGACTACGTGCGCGACACGGCATGGGGCCACCATGCCTCGTGCTCCTGCCCGATCGGCCCTGTCGCCCTGGGCGGGGTGCTCGGCAGCGATTTCACGGTGCACGGTGTGCGCGGCCTGCGTGTGGTCGATGCCTCGGTGTTCCCGCGCATTCCCGGCTTCTTCATCGCCTCGGCCGTGTACATGGCCGGCGAGAAAGCGGCCGACGCGATTCTGCAGACCGCCGCCCAGTCCGGGCCGCCGGCCCATGCGGATGTTCCAAGGAGATGA
- a CDS encoding SDR family oxidoreductase, with product MDTVDNQVNPGVVLVTGGSRGIGAATALLAAQRGYAVAVNYSANSLAADEVVRQIRALPGGRAISVQADVADEAQVLAMFARIDAKLGPLTALVNNAGVVDAASTVAEMSFARVKRMFDINVLGSFLCAREAVRRMSTRYGGQGGAIVNVSSAAARLGSPGQYVDYAAAKGAIDAFTLGLAKEVAAEGIRVNAVRPGLIETEIHASGGLPDRVRDLQHLVPMQRGGSALEVANAIVWLLSAEASYTTMALLDVSGGR from the coding sequence TTGGACACAGTCGACAACCAGGTGAATCCCGGGGTGGTATTGGTCACCGGCGGTAGCCGCGGCATCGGCGCGGCCACGGCCCTGCTGGCCGCGCAGCGCGGTTATGCGGTGGCGGTGAACTACAGCGCCAATTCCCTGGCCGCCGACGAAGTCGTGCGCCAGATCCGCGCGCTGCCCGGCGGCCGCGCCATCAGCGTGCAGGCCGATGTGGCCGACGAGGCCCAGGTGCTGGCCATGTTCGCCCGCATCGACGCCAAGCTCGGCCCGCTGACCGCGCTGGTCAACAACGCCGGTGTGGTGGACGCCGCCTCGACCGTGGCGGAGATGAGTTTTGCGCGCGTCAAGCGCATGTTCGACATCAACGTGCTCGGCAGCTTCCTCTGCGCGCGCGAGGCCGTGCGCCGCATGAGCACGCGCTACGGTGGCCAGGGCGGCGCCATCGTCAACGTATCGAGCGCCGCCGCGCGCCTGGGCTCGCCGGGTCAGTACGTGGACTACGCGGCCGCCAAGGGCGCGATCGACGCCTTCACGCTCGGCCTGGCCAAGGAGGTGGCAGCCGAAGGCATCCGCGTGAACGCCGTGCGCCCGGGCCTGATCGAAACCGAGATCCACGCCTCCGGCGGCCTGCCCGACCGCGTGCGCGACCTCCAGCACCTGGTGCCGATGCAGCGCGGCGGCTCGGCGCTCGAAGTGGCGAATGCGATCGTCTGGTTGTTGTCCGCAGAGGCGAGCTACACCACCATGGCGCTGCTCGATGTTTCGGGCGGAAGGTAG